One Mus pahari chromosome 21, PAHARI_EIJ_v1.1, whole genome shotgun sequence genomic window, ATgaatgggttttcttttctttgctcttttgaCAAGATGtgactatgtggcccaggctgaccttgaacttggtgatccttctgcctctgcctcctgagtgctgggattgcaggactGTCCCTCAATGACAACTCTTTGAATAGTCTGCTCATTCTGACCCTTCTGTTGTAAGGTCTGCCATAAGCTGGGAGCTACTAATGTAAAGACTTTGCAGTCCTATAAGAATTATTCATGTCATCCCCCAAAAGAACACTGACTTTTGGAGAGAGCCTTTTGTTggttatgagaagagaaaacCTCACTTCTGTTTTCCTTGTATCTTATTTGGGTCCTTGGATTCTCTGGCCCCTCAGGAGAGCTTTTCCTGTTTTATCCTTTCTCTGGCTGCAGAGGTTTGCTGACTCTGTCTGCCTCCTATGCCTGACAGGCGTCACCTCCAACTTTACTGTAGAGTCAGGACTCAAGGCTAAGCCAACACATCATTCTAGTAGACAGAGAGCCACTGTGATGGACGGTGCTTCAGTCAGACCTTTGGGACCATTCTCCTATATCCTTATCAGGCTCAGACTAACAAGACCAAGTGTGAGAGCCCAGACCTTTCCTTACCTTTTTTCTTCACCATCATAGTCTCCTAAGTGACCAATTTGATGAAGATTAATCCTGCTATACATAGAATCACCACCCAGGTCATGTTTCGACTCTGGACAGCAGATGTAGGATGGGTGGTATCCCAGGCCTTTTTTGTtggtccttttaaaaaaattagaaaaaatatatatatatagttaaaacTAAAAACACACCTTCATCAGCAACTTCTCTTTCAGGGCATCCAAGGAACTCAGGTGTGATAACTATTATCCAGGCCCTGGATAGAAAGATGAATCGGATGTGTGTGAGATGTCCTTACAGTTTGTTTCACTATCAAAGAAAGCAAATGTCTAGGGAACCATCAAACAATGGGATATATTTACTGTGGATAAAACTTTCTGGATGTTGGCAAAATTGGCAATGTTTAATTGTACCAGAGAAAGATAATGAAGCCTTCAAAAGTGAAACTGGAGTTGGTCCAAGGGCAGCTATAATGAATGAAGCAAGAAAAGGCTGGAGGTTTACAGTGATGCACACAGACTTGTGGATCATTAGCAAGTCATGTAGAGCTTAGACCACTGGTTAATAGGGAATAAGAAACACTGGGAGATGCGATGGGAAAGAGATATCCTCGTGGTCATCACTGGCTCTGCAGACAGGAAGACCACCAATGAATCATTCACTCAGTCTATTAGATTTTCAATTATACACACCAGCTAACATCCTTATTGGGAAGTCATCAGACTTTTCAAGTGAACCACCATGGCTTTCACACTCTGTGGACATTTCCTTGTGACAATCTACCTAATGACTTACTTGGTGTTTGTCTCCAGAGTGTCAAAAATTTCTGGTAGCAGTGTCTGAAATCTCCCTTGAGCAGCCTCCGTAGACCCTGTCGTAGTTCCCTGTTTTTCTCCCATGGCCTCATGGTACTGCTAGCATCAGGACCATTCGCTGTCCAGATATCTTTAGTTGGATGAAAGCTAAAGGAAGACTGTCCATCAATGGTGAACTTGCAGAAGGCACCAGTGAATTGTCCTTGATTATACTGAGATATCATGGTGACCTGCAAAGTGTTATTACCTGCAAAAGACACACAACACCATCATCTTCCAGCCTTTACATAGCCGCCATGCCCTCAATGGTCCAGTCTTTCTCTGCATGCTTAGGGATCTGTATTCTTTCCTCCCTGGCTTGCTGATTCTTGC contains:
- the Raet1e gene encoding retinoic acid early transcript 1E, with amino-acid sequence MNGKTLFQFNNESPVTPSGKLTKEENATEPCPVLPQSVKNILEVMRNQLRHIEPEQLKTMGNNTLQVTMISQYNQGQFTGAFCKFTIDGQSSFSFHPTKDIWTANGPDASSTMRPWEKNRELRQGLRRLLKGDFRHCYQKFLTLWRQTPRPTKKAWDTTHPTSAVQSRNMTWVVILCIAGLIFIKLVT